AAGACTAGAAAATGTCAAGCTTGTTAAATACAACCAAGAGTAATTTGTGCTTCGTTGTTATATGAATTATTGTTACGATGCAGTTGCAGTCGTGAAACATAAATTTTGATGATTTTAGGAGCTACATCTTAAATAACCGAGAGGCTCAGATCCCCGACTTCTTGAAGAAGTCGGGGATCTTTTTGTTCATAACTTATTTAGGATTGCTATAGCCAAAGTCAAAACAGAGAATTTTACCCAATTACTAGGTAATTAATTTTATATTTAACTTGCTTAAGTAGAAGATTTCTCATAGCTTGTACCGTGCAATAAAAAGGCAATCAGTGGTGATGCCATCAGAGTAGTAATGACTGCCATAATAACCATTATAGTGAATAAAGTTGGGGTAATTATACCTTGTTCCAGACCAATATTGAGGATGATTAACTCCATCAAACCACGAGCATTCATCAGAGCGCCAATAGTTGCAGATTCGCGCCAATTTTCCCCCGCTAATTTTGCAGCCAACATACAAGCAACACCTTTACCGAGAATTGCGATCGCAATAATTAATAGCGTCACTCCCCACAAAATAGGTGTGTTTACCAATCCAATTTGAGTGTTTAATCCAGAGAAGACAAAAAAGATCGGTAACAAAAAAGAAGTAGTTAAAAATTCCGTATATTGGCGAATTTGTTGAGCGAATTCTCCCCGTGGTGTCACTGCTCCCAACACAAAAGCCCCGAATATTGCATAGATACCTGTAACATCGGTAAACCATGCACAAAACATCAAAATTATCAACATTAAAGTCAGGGTTTGTCTGTTCACACCTTCGCGTTTTGTCATGCGTGTGAACGCTTTCAGTAGAGGTTGACCGAGAAAAATCGCAAATAGCACATAGCAAATGCCACCACCAATTGCTAATATGGCAATGCTTAAAGAATTTTTCACGCTAGCCAGCACAATCGCCAATAAACACCAAGCAACTGCATCATCTACTGATGCTGCACCTAAAGCCAAAGTACCGAAGCGAGTTTGTGCAAGACCGCGTTCGTAAAGAATACGAGCTAACATCGGAAAAGCCGTAATTGTCATTGATGCACCCAGATACAAAGCAGCTGACCAAGGCATAACTTTTGGTTGAAAAAAATCGCCATTGTGATAAAACCAAAAAGATGCGATCGCTCCTAAAATAAAGGGAGTGATAATTCCAGCCGCAGATAACAAACTTGCACTTTTGATATGATGTTTTAAGAGTTTGGTGTTAAACTCTAAACCAATCAAAAACATATAAATTGCCAACCCAATCTGGCTGATAGCATATAAAATCGACATCGATGGATTGGGTATCTTGAGTCCGACAGCAGTAATGATGGGAAGCTTAGGAAATAGCCATTGCTGAAAATCTGGTGCAATCAATCCTAGAAGTGATGGGCCTAGCATTACACCTGCGATCATTTCGCAAACAACATCGGTTTGACCAAGATAGCGGCGTCCTATAATCGTGACAATGCGACAAGTTGCTAAAATAACTGTGAGTTGCAGAAATAGCTGAATAACCAGATCAAAATTTGACATTGCACTTCCTTAATTTACGTCTCTGCATTGAAGAATCTCTCCAGACTCTAAAGTTTGTCCTGTTTTACTCATATATGACTACTACATCAGCACAAATGCCAATTTTGTAAACATAAGATAGCTGTTTGTAACTTGATGAGATACAACAGGCAATGCGTTGCTTTGTTTCCAAAGTCATCTTATTCTTAAGAACGCACACAACTGTACGTCAATACAACATATTGCATCCAAACTAAAACCGCCATATATGATTTTTTATGATTTGTTAATTTGCGATTTATAACCTTTTTCATCTATTTGAGGCACAATCGACTATAAGAGGATGTCTGAAAAGTTCTTTTATATACATCTAACCCTTGGAGATCCCCCTAAATCCCCCTTAAAAAGGGGGACTTTAAGACTCTTATTCCCCCCTTTTTTAAGGGGGGTTAGGGGGGATCTATAAATATTTGATACTTCTCAGACATACTCTAAAGACGTACATTTGTGCGTCCCTAACCTACAGTTGAATTACCTGAAAATTGCTATTATTTTTAATTAAACTAGTTTCTGAGAATTTTAAATTTTACAACCACTCCCCACCCCGAAAACGCCAACGAAGGAAGATAATTCGCATCAAGCTTTGGGAACTAATAAAAACTGCTAGCCACACGATGCTATAGTGCAATAAAAAAGCTCCTGGTGACAATTCTTCTTTCGGTAAAGGTATTGGCAAGAAGCCAAATAGTTTGACTCCACAGAACACAAACACCAATTCCCATATACCAGCTAAGAGTTGATAAGCTGCGGGCCAATCTCTATCCCAACGGGATTTTTGTAGATAGTCATAAAGTACATCCCAACCTAAGCCAAAGATGGCGACATAAGCAAGTATCCAAAAATAAACCGAATTAGCACCAGGGCCAATCCAACCCATGCCAAATGGCAAAGATACAAGTACGCCGATAGTTGCCAGTAATAATAATCGAGTTTGCCAGCGACCAAATAAAGTTGGTGTCATAGGAGTGCTGAGTTAGGAGTTAGGAGTTAGGAGTTAGGAGTTAGGAGTTATGAATAATATAGGGAAATTAGAGTTTTTATAGATAGATTTTGACTCGCTTCATTAAAAATTTAGGAAGATTGTGGTGCTTTTTGCGAGGATGGCAAATACGAGAATATCGGCTATCCCCAAAGCACCAACACATCTATATTATTTAGGATGGTTTAAGGTGATAATCAAATTTGGAATGGTAAGCTGCATTGGCAAAGTCCATTGTTCGCGTGGCGTCTGTCTGCGACACGCTGCGCGAACGTAGAGAAGGTATGGCATCCCAATTGATTACATCTTCTAACAAAGCTTGATAACCTAGTGTATTGGGATGGAGTCCATCTTCACTCAAGCGTTTGAGTCGCCAACTTTCACCGCGTTCCATCCATTGCTCAAAAATATCCAAATAGGGAATCTGCCTTTTGCTGCAAGCAATTCGAGTTGCTTCTTTGTAGCGGTACTGGTCGGCATGATTATAGTAAAAACAATCTAAAAATGGCATTTTGGCTTCATCCACTGGCACCATGCCCACGAATAACACAGGACAGAGTTGCTGTGCTAAATCTAGCAGAGACGCAATTTCCTTTTCAAACAATGTAAAATCTGTGTAACTTTTACCATCGGGACGCGCCAACCGGGCTGAGTCATTTACGCCTACGGATAAAATAATCAAATCAGGAACACGATTTCGCAGTTCACCCCGGTGGCGAAATTCAACTTCTAGCCTTTGTGCTACTTGTTGCGTGCGATCGCCTCTTACCCCTAAATTATAAAGAATATGACCTACACTATCCGGCAACATCCACCATCGCCGTAGTTGCTCAATCCAGCCTCCTTTTTCTGGGTCGCCGAATCCATAAATTAAGCTGTCCCCCAGTGCGACAATCTTCATAGGCTGAAAGTGATTTGGTGGTACAGACAGCTGCATTGAGGAAGAAGCGAGAAATGTGTGCATTTAACAACTATATTTTATATCTTTACAAGATTCTATACATTTCTATACCATAGATGGCTATCTTTAGTGTTCAAGCATCGATGGAGTTTTTACTTGTTGATATAGTTTTAAGGTTAATATTGCCGCAGTTGATCCTCTGTACGATGGGCTACCGTACTTTAACAATCAGCATGAAAATNNNACCGCAGAGCCTTTGAGGACGCTGAAGAAGAGAAAAGAGCGAGATTCCCTCAGAATTTTCGCCTTTGTGTCANNNATTAAAATGGGCGAAAATTTGATTTTTGAGATGTCGGGAATTCTGCTGGGCAATTCCACGGGCATGATATACAGCAGAATTCAGGAGTCAGAATTCAGAATGGGCTACCCCGCTGCGCTAACAGAAGTAAAACAAGCTTTGTACCTGGCTTTNGAGACTAGCTTATGTACTTCATCAACTTGAAATGCGCTGTTAGTCCTCATCTACAGACGGATAAGTAGTGCAGGTACATCAATCGCTAAAAGTAAACACTCACTTACCAATTGGTTTGTCAAAAAAGTTGACACAAGTAGTCACTTTGTAATACAGTATATTACAAGAGTAATGAGTTAAATTAAAAAGACTTCCTCGCCACTACAGTGGAAATACAATTACCATTTCTATGCAATTAGTTGATATTACGAGAAAAATTTTTCAAAACTTCCTATTTAACACAAAATAACTTAATTAACGCTGCATAACCGATAAATATGGTTTTTGACTATTTTAGAAGCAACGAAGGCACTCCTACAAATAATACTCGGCAAAGCTTAATTGCTTGCGGTTGGCGACCGTTTAATCGAGAGTTAGACTGGGGATTTTTATGGCAACTGTTGTACAGTGATTCCCGCGAATTAAGTCAAAAAAGTTTGAATTTAGCGAGTAATGTTGCTGATGTTTTAGGACGAAATAATTATGCTTGGTGGGCTAATTTATTAAGTGTGGTATCTGATAATACCCGTTACGAAGTTGAAAAGTTTTGGAATTACATCACACCAGATCCTCAATCACCAGATCATCGCTACAAAGATGTTTTGAGTACGGAAACACCTATTGTCCAATTTGTCAGTCGTAGTAATATTCCTATTGATTATGTTCTTAATCGACTGCAAGAAATTACTGTAATGCGAGTTTTAGGTGTATTGGGTAATCCTGATATTATTACCCAGTATTTCTCAGAGAGAGATTTTTACTTTCCTATAGATAAATTCGTTAGTTGGGAACGCTTAGACGTTATTAATACTGTTTATGCTTACTGGTCTAAATATGACGTTTGGTTGCAAATTGATCCCTACGATCGCGGGCGACGACAATATACTTTAATGGCGCAAAATCTTGCGCCACTAATTAACAAAGCAACTTACGACTTAGCAGTAATGTTGAGTGGATATCAAAGTCGGGTAGGCAAAGTTCATAGTCAATTTAACATTCGGACATTTCCCGCAGATATCCAAAACTTTACTGATTCTGTACAGCAAGCGATTTTAAATCAAAACCAGTTAGCAGTTGTTGTACATGGAGAACCGGGTACTGGCAAAACAGTCTGGACACAGGCAGTAGCAAAAGAAATTCTTGTGCCTTTAGGGTATGTAATTTTTATTTTAGATCATGATGCGATCGCTAATTTTGTCCCCCCGACTTACATAGAGCGTATTTGTATCGTTATTAACGAAGCTGATAATCTAGCGCAAAATCGTGCTTCGGAGGTAGCGCAATACAATAACAAAACCGAACACATTTTGAGCTTGCTGGATGGCACTTTGTATCAGAGTGTAATTGATGACTCTGGTATTCAGATGCAGCAACGGTTAGTTATTTTGATGACTTGTAATACTACTGAAAGATTAGATCCAGCCATGTTACGTAAAGGTAGGGTGGATTTAATGTATGAGTTTACACAATTATTTGTTTGACATTTTCACCGCCGTGTTCGCCGTTGGCGCAGCCTCTCGTAGAGAAGGGTACGCACGGTGATTCTGGAGTAATGAGTAATAAGTAATAAGTAAATACCCATTTTTCATGCACTCATTACTCATTACTTTAAAGCCGTGCTGGAAACACGGGGTTTTAAACCCATTTTTCTGATAAAATCTACTTTCACCACAGTTTCACCTGTTTTTGCGATACAAGTTGATGCTCTTTGCGCCAAGCTTGGGGAGGTAAACCGTGATGTTGGCGAAACTGGCGGGAGAAATGAGACACATCCTGATAGCCCAATGTTTTCGCTATCTTCTCGACTGTCTCATTATTATTTTGGAGTAAAAAACAAGCTTCTGCCATCCGGCGTTTGACAATCCAGCAGTTTACAGTCTCTCCACTTGTCTCCTTTACTCGGTTAGTTAAGTAAGCTGATGAGTAACCAACAGCAACAGCCACATCACACAAAGTAATTCCTTCATGATAATGGGCTTCGATAAAGTCGAAAACTTCTTTTAATTGCGGAATGCAGGGAAAGATTGACTGAGAAGAAATTTTGACTTCTTTATCAGAGACGACGGCAACACCGGAAGCGATCGCTGTAGTATCATCTGTAAATGCTGATGATTTTGGAGCTTTCTCGAATTTCATCGCACACCAGTACTGAAGATTCGCTTGCTTTTCCAAGCGAATAGCGATCGCTCTAAGCAATTCATCTAATGTCGAGGGTTTGGTAAGATAATCATCTGCTCCCAACTCCATAGCTTTGCGAACATCTGCTTTAGTATTACTGCCAGTCAGAAAAATGAAAGGAATAATTGCTGTCAGAGGATCTTGGCGTAGTGTATTTAAAACGCTATAACCATCCATATCAGGCATCGTGATATCGCAAATAACTAAGTCGGGTACATCCTTTTGTGCTTGTTGAATACCAACACGACCGTTTTGAGCGCCTATCATATCAAAACCTTTAGCTTCAAGACCCTTTAAATAAAGATTGCGGGTAACGCTATCATCTTCAATGACGAGAATTTTCTTTGACGATTCGTACATAATTTTCTATTACAATCAATTTTTGCAGAAGCTAATTACTAGACTATTTGGTGAGTATCTAAATAGGAATGAAATTAATTAACTCGTTCCGAGAGTTATGATTGTTAAGTTTTTAATTAACAACTATCTTCATTTAAACACTCATAACTCGGAACAGGTAAACTCTGATTTGATTAATGGCAGAATTACAGTAAACATAGTGCCAGCATCAACTTCACTTTCTACAGAAACTTGACCATGATGTAAATCTACAAGGGTTTTAAGAATCGATAGTCCTAGTCCAGTACCAGGTATACGATCGATATTACTACCACGGTAAAATGGCTCAAATATTCGCTGTTGATCTTCTACTAAAATCCCGATCCCTCTATCTTTGACTTGGAAAATTAATTTTTCATTTTGGCAAGATAGTTCTAAGCTAATTTCCTGATTTGAGGGAGAATACTTAATTGCGTTATCAAGTAAATTCTTCAAAATCGGCTCTAGTAATTTTTTATCTATATAGGCTGTTAAAGAGCTATCTTGACTTACAAAATTGATTGATTTTTGGCTAACAATCATCTGCATTTGTGCAACTAAATCCTGACAAAATTGAACTAATTCAAGCGGTTTTGGCTCAAAGTTTAATTTTGCTGATTCTGCTTTAGAGAAGAGCAAAATATCATCCAACATCAGACTCAGTTGTTCGGTAGCTTTTTGAATGTGATCGAGTAATGGCTGGATTTTCTTCTGTGTACGTTTGTCTACTTCTTCTTTAAGTAAACTATTAGAAAATGAAACAATATTCAATGGAGTTCGGAATTGATGGCAAACCATAGAAAGAAAACGCGCTCTAAGTTCGCTAAGTTGTTTGGCTTGTTCTAAAGCTTGGTTAAGACCTAATTCTGCATATTTGTAATCGGTAATATCGATACCTGCAATCAGTTCGACTGGGTTTCCCCAAAATCCAGGCTCCATCAAGCTTGGCAACTGCACAGGCTAGCCAGCGCTCCGTGCCTTTTTTTGTTAAAATATTCATCTCCTGGTATTCAAAATTACCAGCTTCATCCGGGTTACGTACTTGCCTGCGTTTTTTGCTCTTAATCAGTCGGCGAAGATCGAAACCTGTTAGTAGTTCTTCTTTTGTATAGCCAGTGAGTTGTTCTACTGCCGGATTTACATAGCAAAGCCGCGTACCTTGAATCAGAAAAGTGCTAGCATCTGTCGTTTCTGCTAAAGTCCGAAATCTAGTTGCGTTCAGACGTAATGCTTCTTCAGTCTGTTTCGATTCAGTAATGTCCCAAATACTCCACACTCTCCCAATAATTTTACCCTCAAGCAACTGAGGTTTAGAGTAATGTGCAAAAACTCTTCCATCTTTCAACTCCAGAATATCGTAGCTCTCGAAATCAGATTGGCTAGATACTTCCCAAATCAGCCGACTAAAGGCTTGTGGATCTTTAAGTTGGTTCTCAAAAAATGCTTTGCATCGAGGACATTTTTTAGATAATATTAGGGATTCCGGGATTTGCCACATATCCACAAATTTCTGATTCAAGCTTAGAATATCTCCCTCAAAGTTAACTGCAACAATACCAATGGCAGTAGACTCAAGAGTAGAACGAAGTAAACAAAGAGATGTTTCTAGTTCTACTTCTTTGGACTTGAGTTGAGAAAATTCTTGTTGCAAATTGTCTTTGGCATCTTTTAATTCATCAGTCCACTTTTGCACGCTCAATTCTACTATTTCATCAGTTTTTTCACGAGCAAAGGCACAGCCAAATTCCATATCTTGGTGTTTTACATAGTTCATAGATATTTCTACCAGAAATATCCGACCTCCTTTTGTCCGATAGCGAGATTTAAAGGTAAGGGAACCCTGTGAGCTAATATCTGACCAATTATGCAGCGAAAAATCTACATCTATATCATGCAGCCGCATAGAAAGTAATTCCTCACGGGAATACTCAGTCATCAGACAAGTGGCATCGTTAACGTAAAGAAACTGCGCATTTGCTCCTAAACAGAAGGCAGCATCCACAGCGTGATTTATTAGAAAGTGAGCAAACTTCATCTCTATTTCTGGTTGTAGTGCCCATTGATTGTTTGATCTAGCTAGTGTATATTCGCCAGAATTCATATTCATACTTCCTCCTGGTAATCAATCAGCACCATGCCCATTAATGAGTTAATAGTCATAACTTACTAAAATCTTTGGTGTACTGTTCGGCTGTGAAAAAATAAAATTAGTTAGTATATTAAAAACATTACTAATTACCTTAATAAAACTTATCATACCAATAAAATGTAAATTGTTGAACCAAATATTCCTAAAAAAACTAAATATTTAAAAAAATCTTATTGACTTAAATAGCTTTTTATGGCAACACTAAATCTGGACAAATCAAATCTAGATTAGCCAATCAAGCTTATTAGATAAGAGTTCAAAACTCTTAATCTATAAGTAGAAAAGATATTTTCAATTTAAACTCGTTCTGCACCAGAACTAATTCATAGACATCTCCACAAATTAATTATGCGTTATCAATAACTCTTGTAGAGACGTAGCAATACTACGTCTCTACAAGAGTTCATCAACCTAAAATTCCTGGGTTTCCACTGGGGAAAGGTTAAAGGATAAAAATTTTTATCCTTTAACATTTTCCGTACCAAGGACTTTGGCGAACTACTTGTGTAGAGTCGTTTGATTTTCAACATAAATGAATTTGCAGTGCTGAACCTGGCTTAAATAAATAAACTTCAACTCATTTTCTTAATTTATCTTAACTTACTCTCTCAGGGATTTAACTATAGAAGAATATGCTTAGTCATCCGTCGCAAGGAGTACATTTGTATTAATATCATGCTTGTATTTTTACGTATAGGATTGTGTTCGTTTTATCTTAAAGAAACACTGCATTCGTATACTAAATATAATATGTCCATTGTCTAAGTAGGTGGGTGGAATCAAACGTAGGATGGGTTAGCGATAGCATAACCCATGCTGATGTTGGGTTTCGTACCTCAACCCAACCTACATAGGTCTACATAGGTCTTATATTTAATTATTACCGCCTACTTATGTATTACAAAACACATTTTTTAAGATATTTACATACTTAATACTTTGTCATCCCTCAAAGGAACTATAAAAAGTTGAAAAATGATGTCTTTATCGTTACAAGTAATTGACTCAAAAAGTTTTTGCTGGCAATATAAAGACCGCTAAATCGCCTCGTACTTAAATTCGGATAAAAAGTTGTGTAAGTTCTAAAGCGAAAGAATTGACACCTACATCACAAGATTTCCTATTGTAAATCTATCAATGTACCGTTTGTGCGATGCCTACGGCGGGCTACGCCTACGCAGAATATCAATCTTTCAGGTGACTAAGTTGCAAATGTCACAATTACAATTAAAGCGAAAGAATTGACACCTACACCAAAAGATTTTTCATTGTAAATTAGGTTTTTCTTGTAGTGGATAAGAACCTAATCAGGGGTTTATTAACTAGATCGGTGCTATTAAAGCTAGCTATATGAAGTTTTGTAAAGATTCTGAGACACGCTTAACTTCGGGTTAATTGCTAGTTTATATATCTTTACACCATTTAGTTTTTTCCCGCTAATCTACTTAAATACTGTAATCACCACCATAGAAGCGAAAAATTTGACACCCCCATCAAAAGATTTTTGATTGCACGACAATCTTCATCTCCTTTATTCTGGTGACAAGAAGCACAGCCTCAACTGTTGTATGCTTTCGGTAAAAATTTTTTGGTACTGCGCTCACAAGCATCAATCAGCAGCGATCAGCCATTTCTATTCTTGACAAAGCTAGATTATAGCTGTGAGAAACAACAGAGTTGTTTGTATTAAATATTTCTAGCGCTGTGATTGTAAACTAAAAAGCCTTTGTGTAACTTTCTGTAATTACGTGAAACTAATGAGTCAAAATTATACTGGTTCAAACTCTCCTCTCATCACCACTGAGCCATACAAAGAACTTCCAGAGAACAGATATGTAGAATCTGTGTCTGACTCCCGTCAGCTTGATGCATTAGAGAAGAATGGGGGAATTCAGCCTTTTTTAAACGATAATATTGCTCCAACGCTCTCAGTTGCCGATGCGATCGCTCAAATGTTGGAAAATTTGGGAGTAGGCTACGCTTTTGGTGTCGCTGGTGGTGCAATGGCCAGCCTTTGGGGTGCATTATCCAATAGCAGTATAGAGGTGTTGAACTTCCGCCATGAAGCCGGAGCCGCATTTGCAGCCACCGAAGCTTACTTTGCGAATAATCGCCCCACTGTAGTTTTTACCACAGCAGGGCCGGGGATCACCAACGCTCTGACCGGATTGTTCTCGGCTCGTGGTGAAGGTGCAAAGGTAATTTTGTTGTCAGCTTGCACCTCAGCACCGCAGCGTGGACGTTGGGCAATTCAAGAAACCAGTACTTATACATTGCCAAGTGGGGGAATTTTTACCCCAGGAGCGTTATTCAATTATGCAATCACGATTGAATCTGCGGCTCAACTACCGCAGATTTTTCGTAAATTGGCTTTAGCTATGGCGCAACCAGGCGGATTTGTCGCCCATTTGAGCATTCCTACTGCTGTGCAGACAAGTTTAGTTGAGGATATAGCCTTACCTCAGCTAGATATTTCTCCCTTTCCAATGACTGCTTCCAAAGAAGCGATCGCTAAATCGGTAGAGTTATTATCATCTGGCCCCTTTGCTATCTGGGTTGGTTTCGGTGCGCGTGACGCAGCAGCTGAAATCCTTGAACTCGCTGAAAGAACCGGAGCCGCCGTTATCTGCTCACCCCGTGGTAAAGGTATTTTCCCTGAAGATCATCGCCAATTTGTGGGTGTCACAGGTTTAGGCGGCCATGCTTCCGTCTTAACTTATATGGAAGAACAGCCTCCACTACGCACACTCGTATTAGGAACCCGTCTTGGCGAACCGACTTCCTTCTGGAGTTCGGCGCTAGTTCCAAAAAGAGGTTTTATCCATGTTGATATTGACCCGGAAGTTCCAGGTGTAGCCTATCCCCACGTTGAAACTTTCGGAGTTCGGTCTGACATCAAAGCTTT
This portion of the Nostoc sp. GT001 genome encodes:
- a CDS encoding cation:proton antiporter, translating into MSNFDLVIQLFLQLTVILATCRIVTIIGRRYLGQTDVVCEMIAGVMLGPSLLGLIAPDFQQWLFPKLPIITAVGLKIPNPSMSILYAISQIGLAIYMFLIGLEFNTKLLKHHIKSASLLSAAGIITPFILGAIASFWFYHNGDFFQPKVMPWSAALYLGASMTITAFPMLARILYERGLAQTRFGTLALGAASVDDAVAWCLLAIVLASVKNSLSIAILAIGGGICYVLFAIFLGQPLLKAFTRMTKREGVNRQTLTLMLIILMFCAWFTDVTGIYAIFGAFVLGAVTPRGEFAQQIRQYTEFLTTSFLLPIFFVFSGLNTQIGLVNTPILWGVTLLIIAIAILGKGVACMLAAKLAGENWRESATIGALMNARGLMELIILNIGLEQGIITPTLFTIMVIMAVITTLMASPLIAFLLHGTSYEKSST
- a CDS encoding GDSL-type esterase/lipase family protein encodes the protein MHTFLASSSMQLSVPPNHFQPMKIVALGDSLIYGFGDPEKGGWIEQLRRWWMLPDSVGHILYNLGVRGDRTQQVAQRLEVEFRHRGELRNRVPDLIILSVGVNDSARLARPDGKSYTDFTLFEKEIASLLDLAQQLCPVLFVGMVPVDEAKMPFLDCFYYNHADQYRYKEATRIACSKRQIPYLDIFEQWMERGESWRLKRLSEDGLHPNTLGYQALLEDVINWDAIPSLRSRSVSQTDATRTMDFANAAYHSKFDYHLKPS
- a CDS encoding AAA family ATPase, encoding MVFDYFRSNEGTPTNNTRQSLIACGWRPFNRELDWGFLWQLLYSDSRELSQKSLNLASNVADVLGRNNYAWWANLLSVVSDNTRYEVEKFWNYITPDPQSPDHRYKDVLSTETPIVQFVSRSNIPIDYVLNRLQEITVMRVLGVLGNPDIITQYFSERDFYFPIDKFVSWERLDVINTVYAYWSKYDVWLQIDPYDRGRRQYTLMAQNLAPLINKATYDLAVMLSGYQSRVGKVHSQFNIRTFPADIQNFTDSVQQAILNQNQLAVVVHGEPGTGKTVWTQAVAKEILVPLGYVIFILDHDAIANFVPPTYIERICIVINEADNLAQNRASEVAQYNNKTEHILSLLDGTLYQSVIDDSGIQMQQRLVILMTCNTTERLDPAMLRKGRVDLMYEFTQLFV
- a CDS encoding response regulator, with the translated sequence MYESSKKILVIEDDSVTRNLYLKGLEAKGFDMIGAQNGRVGIQQAQKDVPDLVICDITMPDMDGYSVLNTLRQDPLTAIIPFIFLTGSNTKADVRKAMELGADDYLTKPSTLDELLRAIAIRLEKQANLQYWCAMKFEKAPKSSAFTDDTTAIASGVAVVSDKEVKISSQSIFPCIPQLKEVFDFIEAHYHEGITLCDVAVAVGYSSAYLTNRVKETSGETVNCWIVKRRMAEACFLLQNNNETVEKIAKTLGYQDVSHFSRQFRQHHGLPPQAWRKEHQLVSQKQVKLW
- a CDS encoding HAMP domain-containing sensor histidine kinase — translated: MEPGFWGNPVELIAGIDITDYKYAELGLNQALEQAKQLSELRARFLSMVCHQFRTPLNIVSFSNSLLKEEVDKRTQKKIQPLLDHIQKATEQLSLMLDDILLFSKAESAKLNFEPKPLELVQFCQDLVAQMQMIVSQKSINFVSQDSSLTAYIDKKLLEPILKNLLDNAIKYSPSNQEISLELSCQNEKLIFQVKDRGIGILVEDQQRIFEPFYRGSNIDRIPGTGLGLSILKTLVDLHHGQVSVESEVDAGTMFTVILPLIKSEFTCSEL
- a CDS encoding PAS domain S-box protein, which produces MNMNSGEYTLARSNNQWALQPEIEMKFAHFLINHAVDAAFCLGANAQFLYVNDATCLMTEYSREELLSMRLHDIDVDFSLHNWSDISSQGSLTFKSRYRTKGGRIFLVEISMNYVKHQDMEFGCAFAREKTDEIVELSVQKWTDELKDAKDNLQQEFSQLKSKEVELETSLCLLRSTLESTAIGIVAVNFEGDILSLNQKFVDMWQIPESLILSKKCPRCKAFFENQLKDPQAFSRLIWEVSSQSDFESYDILELKDGRVFAHYSKPQLLEGKIIGRVWSIWDITESKQTEEALRLNATRFRTLAETTDASTFLIQGTRLCYVNPAVEQLTGYTKEELLTGFDLRRLIKSKKRRQVRNPDEAGNFEYQEMNILTKKGTERWLACAVAKLDGAWILGKPSRTDCRYRYYRLQICRIRS
- the scyA gene encoding scytonemin biosynthesis protein ScyA (ScyA, a thiamin diphosphate-dependent enzyme, performs an acyloin condensation during scytonemin biosythesis. It joins a molecule of indole-3-pyruvate to one of para-hydroxyphenylpyruvic acid.), translated to MSQNYTGSNSPLITTEPYKELPENRYVESVSDSRQLDALEKNGGIQPFLNDNIAPTLSVADAIAQMLENLGVGYAFGVAGGAMASLWGALSNSSIEVLNFRHEAGAAFAATEAYFANNRPTVVFTTAGPGITNALTGLFSARGEGAKVILLSACTSAPQRGRWAIQETSTYTLPSGGIFTPGALFNYAITIESAAQLPQIFRKLALAMAQPGGFVAHLSIPTAVQTSLVEDIALPQLDISPFPMTASKEAIAKSVELLSSGPFAIWVGFGARDAAAEILELAERTGAAVICSPRGKGIFPEDHRQFVGVTGLGGHASVLTYMEEQPPLRTLVLGTRLGEPTSFWSSALVPKRGFIHVDIDPEVPGVAYPHVETFGVRSDIKAFVKELLQQLPDAPDSTMLLPRPEHKAIEPASDVDYPVRPEVLMAAIQKIVVEGSDAIVMAECGNSFTWSTHLLQFAEANRYRVSTGVGAMGHAVTGVLGAALANNSKAVGIVGDGAMLMNNEISTAVKYKIPAIWIVLNDARYNMCHQGMKILGLKGADATLPPTNFAMIARGMGAEAIVVVRESDIEAALEQAIASTVPFLIDVVIDADRPAPSGGRNKSLAAQGVKSSAAKNAAKQVSFPMV